A window of Thermodesulfobacteriota bacterium genomic DNA:
ACCGAGGACATTATAGAACCAGGCCTTGTAGTCTCCGCCGAATATCATCTGTTCGACAGGCGAATTTATCCATAATGTCGTTACGACCGCAAGCAGGATTACCGGGATCAGCAAGAAAAGCTCCGACCCCTCTTTGAACCTGCCTTTTATTTTTCTCGGCAGATACCCCCATATGAAGACGGCTATCAATGTGAATATCGTCAGGACGATCGGCAGCGTAAATACTGCGGGGATAATCTTTTCAATATAAGGCGCGAGCCAGAGGCCCGCAAAAAAACCTAATACCACGCTCGGGAGCGCCGCCATGATTTCTATTACAGGCTTGATCGTGTTTCTGAGCGCGGGGTGCATGAACTGTGAGACGCAGAGGGCCGCGAATATGGAAAGAGGTATAGCAAACAGCAGCGCGTATATTGCTCCTTTTAGCGTGCCGTAGGCTAGAGGAGTTAAACTGAACTTCGGCTCGAAATCGTCCGTCCCGCCGGTCGACTGCCATACGTACTCGGGTTTGCTGTAACCCTCATACCAGACCTTTTCGAAAAGAGTCTTGAAGTTCGTCTCCGGGTGAGGGTTGTCGACGTCCCAGTCGTAGAGCTTCCCCTGTTGATCGATCGCGATTATTCCGTCCGCCTTTGGCGGATAGACGAGGTTCCGGACACGGGGCCCGTCCGTTTTGAAAGACGCCAGTTTCTGCTCGGATGTCGCATGGTAAAGGTTTATGTTGCCGCCGTTGTCTGAAGCTATAAAACTACGGTCCCTCGCTGAGGGCAGTATGCTCATAACCGGCAGCTCCAGAGGAGGAAGCTCGTGTATCCTTTTAAGCACGTTGCCCCTCGGGGAATCGGAATCCGAGACCTCGAACCATACGGACACGTCCCCTGCACCGTCCCCTACGATCAGCGAACGGTCTCCAAGCAGGAAGGCGAGCGCCGTTATAGGAGTGTTTGAATTCGGGGCCGCATTCAATACATCGAGAAGCACCGGGTTCTCCTTGTTTCTTACGTCCCAGTGGTATAGCTTTCCGTTGCTTGTCCCGGCATAGAGGTTCCTGAGGAAGCTGTCGAGCCCGAGAGCGGTCACTTTGCCTCCCTCGAGATTCCCGGTCAGGTTATGCGTGATCTGCTTCTTTTCTCCTCCCCCGAGCATCGATCCGGAACCGACAGTCCCCGAAAACAGCAATTCCCCCCCCGACGTGTACGCAGCTGAAGCTTGCTCTCCGTCCTCGGTCTCCTCAAATGCAATAATCTCTAGAGGCGAGGAGCCGACATTCAAAGGGGCTTCTTCCTCGGCTTCAGGCGTGATAATTCTTTTATCTCCTTCAAAGCTCGTCGAGAAGTCCATCCTGACGGGCAGTATGTTGCCGTCCTCAGTCCCGAAGCTGTAGAGCTCGTTGTTCTCCGAAACGTAGCTCGAAATTATTTTTGTGCCTTCGAGGCCCGGGATCTGCTGTTTCTTTATTGTGCTCCCGTCTTTAAGGGACAGGAAGGTTACAGTACCGTCGTTTGCGACAATGAAGCCGATTTCCTTATATTCGTCGGTCCCCGCAGCCATGAACGGGAACCGGCTCTTGTCCGGATTGTCGAGTGAATATGAAGCGAGGTCGGGAG
This region includes:
- a CDS encoding ABC transporter permease subunit, encoding MTPQVKLKEPRQVSSGVKRRKLVDRIATVIVTIGGVAIILCIIAILVFIGVETVPLWKGVKSELVSTFILKESPDLASYSLDNPDKSRFPFMAAGTDEYKEIGFIVANDGTVTFLSLKDGSTIKKQQIPGLEGTKIISSYVSENNELYSFGTEDGNILPVRMDFSTSFEGDKRIITPEAEEEAPLNVGSSPLEIIAFEETEDGEQASAAYTSGGELLFSGTVGSGSMLGGGEKKQITHNLTGNLEGGKVTALGLDSFLRNLYAGTSNGKLYHWDVRNKENPVLLDVLNAAPNSNTPITALAFLLGDRSLIVGDGAGDVSVWFEVSDSDSPRGNVLKRIHELPPLELPVMSILPSARDRSFIASDNGGNINLYHATSEQKLASFKTDGPRVRNLVYPPKADGIIAIDQQGKLYDWDVDNPHPETNFKTLFEKVWYEGYSKPEYVWQSTGGTDDFEPKFSLTPLAYGTLKGAIYALLFAIPLSIFAALCVSQFMHPALRNTIKPVIEIMAALPSVVLGFFAGLWLAPYIEKIIPAVFTLPIVLTIFTLIAVFIWGYLPRKIKGRFKEGSELFLLIPVILLAVVTTLWINSPVEQMIFGGDYKAWFYNVLGLQYDQRNSLIVGFAMGFAVIPIIFTISEDALSSVPKHLAAGSLALGANKWQTAIRVILPTASPGIFSAVMIGLGRAIGETMIVLMATGNTPIMDWSFFNGFRALSANIAVEIPEAPHGGTLYRVLFLAALLLFFFTFIVNTAAEIVRQRLRKKFGQL